AGCGGCGAAAGAACAATGCCTGTCTTCTGCAATTGCCGTGATTGACAGTGAAAACAGATGGTGAGGTGGTGATGAAATTTGGATTTAAGAGAACAGAACTTCGGTATCGAAATTGAAATGACAGGCATCACCCGCAGCCGAGCCGCCAAAGTAGTAGCTGAATATTTTGGTACTTGCTCTCACTATGACGGTGGTGGTTACGATGCCTATCATATTTTAGACAGCCAAAGCCGCAAGTGGAAAATCATGAGCGATGCCAGTATTATGTGCCAAAGGAAAATCGATAACCGCAAGGTTGCTGCAGGCCGAGAATACGGCGTTGAGCTTGTCAGTCCCATTTGTACCTATAACGATATTGAAACAGTACAGGAAATTGTGCGAGCTTTGCGAGGTGCAGGAGCCTTTGCCAATGCAAGTGTGGGTATTCATATTCACATCAATGCTGCTCCATTTGAAGCCAAGCAGCTCCGCAATCTTGTCAATATCGTGGCAGCGAAAGAGGATATGATTTATAAGGCTTTACAGGTGGAATCCCGCAGAGAACAGCGATACTGCCGAAAAATTGACACCAACTTTTTAGAACGGCTGAACCGTGAAAAACCAACTACCCGTGACCATCTCAAAAGTATTTGGTATAACGGAGAGGACGGCAGCTATCAGCATTATCACGATAGCCGATACCACTGTCTCAAC
Above is a window of Faecalispora anaeroviscerum DNA encoding:
- a CDS encoding amidoligase family protein — protein: MDLREQNFGIEIEMTGITRSRAAKVVAEYFGTCSHYDGGGYDAYHILDSQSRKWKIMSDASIMCQRKIDNRKVAAGREYGVELVSPICTYNDIETVQEIVRALRGAGAFANASVGIHIHINAAPFEAKQLRNLVNIVAAKEDMIYKALQVESRREQRYCRKIDTNFLERLNREKPTTRDHLKSIWYNGEDGSYQHYHDSRYHCLNLHSVFQKGTIEFRAFNSGDSGSKGAIHAGKIKAYIQFCMAITAQAYNQKYASPTKTVSENEKYTFRVWLLRLGLIGDEFKTARTHLLNHLEGNIAWKDPAQAVAQRERLRKKQEEEIQQTQQPENEIEPQQEQSEDDAPAFSMSMNM